The following coding sequences are from one Gadus morhua chromosome 10, gadMor3.0, whole genome shotgun sequence window:
- the LOC115552922 gene encoding uncharacterized protein CXorf65 isoform X1 codes for MFVHIKHGDDQQFLVNTSCRVDVLLQYLRTKLHIPDAGLVDLCDDQGGLKLLFLSQHHEYANRLLPARCFFISCIVKRSPKDGAYVSILPLLDNPDHDLLDKLQSHATRLEKRRQQELSSQLAHRATKMPPVAPSTHSRTKGRSRKQIHAPETQRQKTKKTKVRTYGSCLPLV; via the exons ATGTTCGTACATATTAAACACGGAG ATGACCAGCAGTTTCTCGTCAACACCAGCTGTCGGGTGGATGTGCTTCTGCAGTACCTGAGGACTAAACTTCACATTCCTGAtgcag gaCTGGTTGATTTGTGTGATGATCAAGGCGGACTGAAACTGCTCTTTCTTTCCCAACACCATGAGTATGCGAACAGATTACTTCCTGCCAGATGCTTCTTCATTTCCTGCATTGTCAAAC GAAGCCCAAAGGATGGGGCCTATGTTTCCATCCTCCCATTGTTGGACAATCCAGACCATGATCTCCTCG ataAATTGCAGTCTCATGCTACCAGACTAGAAAAGCGACGCCAACAAGAGCTGTCTTCTCAGTTGGCCCACAGAGCCACAAAGATGCCCCCTGTGGCCCCGTCCACCCATTCT CGAACTAAAGGTCGGAGTCGAAAGCAGATCCACGCCCCTGAAACTCAGCGCCAAAAAACGAAGAAAACCAAAGTGAGAACATATGGATCCTGTTTACCGCTGGTGTGA
- the LOC115552922 gene encoding UDP-N-acetylglucosamine transferase subunit ALG13 homolog isoform X2: MKTVFVTVGTTSFDELILTIKTPEAVKALKARGFERLVLQVGRGSVLPGPESGLDLTLEAFRFKDSISEDIARADLVISHAGAGSCLEALGARKPLLVVVNNKLMDNHQQELARQLHKESHLLYCTCSSLTDTLRTMDLSVLVPFPPAQTTHFANFLDIALGVQ, encoded by the exons ATGAAGACCGTATTTGTTACTGTGGGTACCACAAGTTTCGATGAGCTCATTCTAACGATAAAGACTCCTGAAGCTGTTAAG GCACTAAAGGCTCGTGGTTTTGAGCGTTTGGTTCTACAGGTGGGAAGAGGCTCTGTCCTTCCTGGTCCAGAGAGTGGTCTAGATCTCACACTGGAGGCCTTCCGTTTCAAAGACTCAATTTCTGAAGACATCGCTCGTGCTGACCTTGTCATCAGCCACGCAG GGGCTGGGAGCTGTCTGGAGGCTCTGGGAGCGCGCAAGCCTCTTCTGGTGGTTGTCAACAACAAGCTGATGGACAACCATCAGCAGGAGCTAGCTCGACAGCTCCATAAAGAGTCTCACCTGCTCTACTGCACCTGCAG ttCCCTTACGGACACCCTGAGAACAATGGACCTGTCTGTACTGGTGCCTTTCCCACCTGCACAGACAACGCATTTTGCGAACTTTCTGGATATAGCCCTTGGCGTACAGTGA